A stretch of Sphingomonas sp. JUb134 DNA encodes these proteins:
- a CDS encoding response regulator, whose protein sequence is MIRDVLRGRVVLVLEDSYFIAEDLCAAIEQAGGRVLGPASHVEEALALLLKRDYPDAAILDIDLNGSQSFSVADALAKRKVPILFVTGLDLPALPHAHRKIPVCRKPMRAAEVVRALTRLLA, encoded by the coding sequence ATGATCCGAGACGTCCTTCGCGGCCGGGTGGTCCTTGTCCTGGAAGATAGTTACTTCATCGCAGAGGATTTGTGCGCGGCGATCGAGCAGGCCGGCGGCCGCGTACTGGGCCCGGCCTCCCATGTGGAGGAAGCACTCGCGCTTCTCCTAAAACGCGATTACCCGGACGCAGCGATCCTCGACATCGATCTGAACGGCAGCCAGAGTTTCTCGGTCGCCGATGCGCTGGCCAAGCGGAAAGTGCCCATCCTGTTCGTCACCGGGCTCGATCTGCCGGCGCTCCCCCATGCGCACCGCAAGATTCCCGTTTGCCGCAAGCCGATGCGCGCGGCGGAAGTGGTCCGTGCCCTGACCCGCCTTCTCGCCTGA